Proteins encoded in a region of the Flammeovirga yaeyamensis genome:
- a CDS encoding quinone oxidoreductase family protein — MKALTFSSFGSPDVLEYIDLPKPSIKKGEVLLKNEAIGLNYADVYRRKGNYHLKGNPPYLAGYEGGGTVVESKSELYKVGDKLAYADVPFANAEYIVVPETHAIPLPKEIDIQLAASVLLQGLTAHYLSKDSHDVQEGEYVLVHAASGGVGQILTQICKAKGGIVIGLTRSADKLQTIIDCDADHAVQLDENWKAKVMEITNQKGVDVVFDSVGVTLEDSFEVTKECGHVVFYGMSGGDPKPVDPRMLMDTSKTLTGGDLWSYLINQEERLQRSKELFDMISNGSVKIKKPVEFSLSDGKAAHEFLESGKSSSKVLLIPDQE, encoded by the coding sequence TTGAAAGCACTCACATTTTCATCATTCGGTTCACCTGATGTTCTAGAATACATCGATCTTCCAAAACCATCTATCAAAAAGGGAGAAGTTTTACTTAAAAATGAAGCGATAGGTTTAAACTATGCAGATGTTTACCGTAGAAAAGGAAACTATCATTTAAAGGGAAATCCACCCTATTTAGCAGGTTATGAAGGGGGAGGAACAGTAGTAGAATCAAAATCAGAACTTTATAAAGTAGGCGATAAATTAGCTTACGCTGATGTCCCTTTTGCAAATGCCGAATACATTGTGGTTCCAGAAACGCATGCTATTCCTTTACCCAAAGAAATTGATATTCAATTGGCAGCATCTGTACTTCTCCAAGGTTTGACGGCACATTACCTTTCAAAAGACAGTCATGATGTCCAAGAAGGAGAATATGTGTTGGTACATGCCGCCTCAGGAGGAGTGGGACAAATTCTTACGCAAATCTGTAAAGCAAAAGGTGGTATTGTCATTGGCTTAACAAGAAGTGCTGATAAGTTACAAACCATTATTGATTGTGATGCGGATCATGCAGTTCAGTTAGACGAAAACTGGAAAGCTAAAGTAATGGAGATTACGAATCAGAAAGGTGTAGATGTAGTTTTCGATAGCGTTGGAGTTACTTTAGAAGACAGTTTTGAAGTCACCAAAGAATGTGGTCATGTGGTTTTTTACGGGATGAGTGGAGGAGATCCAAAGCCAGTAGACCCGAGAATGTTGATGGATACAAGTAAAACTTTAACTGGGGGTGATTTATGGAGCTATTTGATCAATCAAGAAGAAAGGCTTCAAAGGTCTAAAGAATTGTTTGATATGATTTCCAATGGATCTGTCAAAATCAAAAAGCCAGTAGAATTTAGTTTATCTGATGGAAAAGCAGCTCACGAATTTCTTGAATCAGGAAAAAGTTCGAGTAAAGTGTTATTGATTCCAGATCAAGAATAA
- a CDS encoding FKBP-type peptidyl-prolyl cis-trans isomerase has product MQIRIPYLFLVFAACFSIFSCTTKTEVLEEINEEAAEDFLIRQYIVADSVFVADNDSEVDQYFKFGVYMTSTGTTTGEPINPDRKISFGDSIHVTYTGWVMGPEAVPFDSNVLTGVPFEIVLGKTSVIEGWNIALFEMHEHEKTKVVIPSTYGYGVAGSPPSIPGRSSLVFTMQVDSLWKTDEQ; this is encoded by the coding sequence ATGCAAATTCGCATTCCATATTTATTTTTAGTATTCGCTGCTTGTTTCAGCATCTTTTCTTGTACAACAAAAACGGAAGTACTTGAAGAAATAAACGAAGAAGCTGCCGAAGATTTTTTAATCAGACAATACATTGTTGCGGATAGTGTATTTGTTGCAGATAATGATAGCGAAGTAGATCAATACTTTAAGTTTGGTGTGTATATGACATCAACTGGTACGACTACTGGAGAGCCTATTAACCCGGATAGAAAAATCTCTTTTGGTGATTCTATTCACGTAACTTATACGGGTTGGGTAATGGGACCTGAAGCTGTTCCTTTTGATAGTAATGTTTTAACAGGTGTTCCTTTTGAAATAGTACTTGGAAAAACTTCTGTTATCGAAGGGTGGAATATTGCATTGTTTGAAATGCACGAGCATGAAAAAACGAAGGTAGTCATTCCTTCAACTTATGGATACGGTGTGGCCGGGAGTCCTCCAAGTATTCCAGGTAGATCATCATTAGTATTTACCATGCAAGTGGATAGTTTATGGAAAACAGACGAACAATAA
- a CDS encoding SDR family oxidoreductase, with product MYNEPMLRDNALQGKNYIVTGGATGLGKSMTKYFLELGANVTICSRKEEKLKAAADELEELTGKRPFYVVCDVRKYDQIENVIKEASHKFGQIDGLLNNAAGNFISPTERLSHKAFDTIVDIVLKGTYYFTLAIGKHWIANGIKGVMLNIVTTYASTGSGFVVPSACSKAGVLALTRSLAVEWAKYGIRANAIAPGPFPTKGAWDRLFPENIREQFDEAGRVPVGRVGEHQELANLAAYLMSDFSAYMNGEVVTIDGGEWLKGAGEFNHLDAIPSPVWDDIASSIRQSNKKK from the coding sequence ATGTACAACGAACCTATGTTAAGGGACAATGCACTCCAAGGAAAAAACTACATCGTAACTGGTGGAGCAACAGGATTGGGCAAGTCCATGACAAAATATTTTTTAGAACTCGGCGCTAACGTAACGATCTGCAGTCGTAAAGAAGAAAAGCTCAAAGCAGCCGCAGATGAATTGGAAGAACTAACAGGCAAACGACCATTTTATGTGGTTTGCGATGTCAGAAAGTATGATCAGATAGAAAATGTCATCAAAGAAGCCTCACATAAATTTGGTCAGATTGATGGCTTATTAAATAACGCTGCAGGTAATTTTATCAGTCCTACAGAACGCCTTAGTCACAAAGCTTTTGATACCATTGTTGATATCGTTTTAAAAGGAACCTATTATTTCACTTTGGCGATTGGTAAGCATTGGATCGCTAATGGTATTAAGGGGGTAATGCTGAATATAGTCACTACTTATGCTTCTACCGGATCAGGGTTTGTGGTGCCTTCTGCTTGTTCAAAAGCAGGTGTTTTAGCTCTAACAAGGTCATTAGCGGTGGAGTGGGCAAAGTACGGTATTCGTGCGAATGCTATTGCGCCAGGGCCATTCCCTACAAAAGGTGCTTGGGATAGATTGTTCCCTGAAAATATCAGAGAACAATTTGATGAAGCAGGTAGAGTACCTGTAGGCCGTGTGGGTGAACATCAAGAACTTGCTAATTTAGCAGCCTATCTAATGTCAGATTTCTCTGCGTATATGAATGGAGAAGTGGTGACTATTGATGGAGGTGAGTGGTTAAAAGGAGCCGGAGAATTCAATCATTTAGATGCAATACCTTCTCCTGTTTGGGATGATATCGCCTCATCCATTCGTCAATCCAATAAAAAGAAATAA
- a CDS encoding FKBP-type peptidyl-prolyl cis-trans isomerase, with product MNNTYNKFFKFIASAGFLLALSGCLKNDIVDYVAQDTQTLENYLNDNDIEYFKTSSLGSGYGVYITPNAGILFPPAKPDESGHDTRIIETTLDLRRFDQSLIGNEQVDTDPDNLVTQVFLKDSTYTFAMRRGAICLGYMDAVINLNGIEVPERVYIPSYLAFGGTASTGIGLEFNDIVTAENLKIKAVRNVYTQAEHEKQLAITYAKDSLGINVDVSDTLFTNKSIVEEEYGKDGQLLELPDYIVKKVVTEGSGDVIAAGDTVNVRYEGKFIGVTSPNRENIVFDSNEDADSPLNVVVYESSKDANDSNASSQVINGWYKALRTMKKGETAIFVLPSHTAYWDTGDNAQTFDLFKKIRPFKTLVFEITVEADED from the coding sequence ATGAACAATACTTACAACAAGTTCTTTAAATTTATTGCATCTGCAGGCTTCTTATTAGCCTTATCAGGATGTCTTAAAAATGACATTGTCGATTACGTAGCTCAGGATACTCAAACCCTGGAAAACTACTTGAACGATAATGATATTGAGTATTTCAAAACTTCATCATTAGGTTCAGGTTACGGAGTATACATTACTCCTAACGCGGGAATCCTTTTCCCACCTGCTAAACCAGACGAAAGTGGTCATGATACACGTATTATTGAAACTACTCTAGACCTTAGAAGATTTGATCAATCGCTTATCGGTAACGAACAAGTTGATACTGATCCTGATAACTTGGTTACACAAGTTTTCTTAAAAGATTCTACATATACTTTTGCAATGCGTAGAGGTGCAATTTGCTTAGGCTACATGGATGCAGTAATTAATCTAAATGGTATTGAAGTACCAGAAAGAGTTTATATTCCATCTTATTTAGCATTTGGAGGTACGGCTTCTACAGGTATTGGATTAGAATTCAATGATATTGTTACAGCTGAGAATCTAAAAATTAAAGCTGTGAGAAATGTGTACACTCAAGCAGAACACGAAAAGCAATTGGCAATTACTTATGCAAAAGATTCTTTAGGGATTAATGTAGATGTATCAGATACTTTATTCACAAACAAATCTATTGTTGAAGAAGAATATGGTAAAGATGGTCAATTACTTGAGTTACCAGATTACATCGTTAAAAAGGTAGTAACAGAAGGATCAGGTGATGTGATTGCAGCAGGAGATACAGTTAATGTTCGTTACGAAGGTAAATTTATCGGTGTAACATCGCCTAATAGAGAAAATATCGTATTTGATTCTAATGAAGATGCTGATTCTCCATTAAATGTTGTAGTTTACGAAAGTAGTAAAGATGCTAATGATAGCAACGCTTCATCTCAAGTAATTAATGGTTGGTACAAAGCATTAAGAACAATGAAAAAAGGAGAAACTGCTATCTTTGTATTACCATCGCATACTGCGTATTGGGATACTGGTGATAACGCACAAACTTTTGATTTGTTCAAAAAAATCCGTCCTTTCAAAACGTTGGTTTTTGAAATCACTGTGGAAGCAGACGAAGATTAA
- the secA gene encoding preprotein translocase subunit SecA: MLDSITKLFSKVFGTKSERDLKKITPYLDKINTEYQKLQNISDDELRAKTAYFIDYIEQGLQGIDKQIGDLKESVENDPKLDLAFKDKAFKDIDKLKKDRNEKLEEILMDLLPQAFAVVKETGRRYTENKAITVTASDYDREMAAKYENVTIDGDKATWSNKWLAAGNEVEWNMIHYDVQLLGGIFLHQGKVGEMMTGEGKTLVGTLPAYLNALAKRGVHVVTVNDYLAKRDSEWNAPLFQFHGLSVDCIDKHQPNSESRRKAYRSDITYGTNNEFGFDYLRDNMARDKDDLVQREHHFAMIDEVDSVLIDDARTPLIISGPVPKGDQQEEFAELRPKVQTLVDEQRKQAQKMLNEAKKLIKEGDKTQGGLQLLRVHRSLPKYKPLIKFLGEEGMKQLLQKVEGEYMQDNNRRMPEADEPLLFVIEEKNNSVELTEKGIKTVTGHNSPDFFILPDLATGIGKIENDPEMEDEAKIEAKDALIADFDTKSQRIHLMKQLLKAYTLFEKDVDYILVDNKVKIVDEQTGRVMEGRRYSDGLHQALEAKENVKIEDATQTYATVTLQNYFRMYHKLTGMTGTAITEAGEFWEIYELDVVTVPTHRPIVRADREDFVYKTVREKFNAVAEEVLKLVEQGRPVLVGTTSVENSEIMSRMLKMRGIEHQVLNAKQHGREAEVVAKAGQSGAVTIATNMAGRGTDIKLPVEVKEAGGLAIIGTSRHESRRVDRQLRGRSGRQGDPGSSQFFVSLEDNLMRLFGSDRIASVMDRLGLEEGEVIQHSMITKSIERAQRKVEENNFAIRKRLLEYDDVMNYQREVIYRRRRNALFGDRLQVDIMNSFFDVCVNISETHVGNYEGFKLDALKILGVTTQISEEGFQEHNEEYLTQELYKEALEHYKAKNTSIWEKAKPIFEKVKEERGGVVENIVMPFTDGNRMFQINVNLEKALSSDGDEVSAALGQSATLAVIDHLWKDHLREMDELKQQVQNAVHEQKDPLLIYKFESFELFKSFLAEVNDEIISFLSKARIPVQEQPPMPAAPQQPRRPEPQVTASKAEAGSALGNDPKPQQGEGVPPQAPRGPVEVVKPRHSDKTYQRNDRVTVKYQDGTVKEGVKYKTVEVDVEKGNCVILES, translated from the coding sequence ATGTTAGATTCCATAACCAAATTATTTTCAAAGGTTTTTGGTACAAAATCAGAAAGGGACCTAAAGAAAATTACCCCTTATCTTGATAAAATTAATACTGAATATCAAAAGCTTCAAAATATTTCCGATGATGAGTTAAGAGCTAAGACTGCTTATTTCATCGATTATATTGAGCAAGGATTACAAGGTATCGACAAGCAAATTGGTGATTTAAAAGAGTCAGTTGAAAACGATCCAAAATTGGATTTGGCTTTCAAGGACAAAGCTTTTAAAGATATTGATAAGCTAAAGAAAGACCGAAATGAGAAATTAGAAGAAATTTTAATGGACCTTTTACCTCAAGCGTTTGCTGTAGTAAAAGAAACAGGTCGTAGATATACAGAAAATAAAGCAATAACTGTTACTGCATCGGATTATGACCGTGAAATGGCGGCAAAATACGAGAACGTAACCATCGATGGAGATAAAGCTACTTGGTCAAACAAGTGGTTGGCTGCAGGTAACGAAGTAGAATGGAACATGATCCACTACGATGTACAGTTATTGGGTGGTATTTTCCTTCACCAAGGTAAAGTAGGTGAAATGATGACGGGTGAAGGTAAAACACTCGTAGGTACATTGCCAGCTTACCTTAACGCATTGGCTAAGCGTGGTGTTCACGTTGTAACTGTGAACGACTACCTTGCAAAGCGTGACTCGGAATGGAATGCTCCTTTATTCCAATTCCATGGTTTATCGGTAGATTGTATCGATAAGCACCAACCAAACTCTGAATCAAGAAGAAAAGCATATCGTTCTGATATCACTTATGGTACAAACAACGAATTCGGTTTCGATTACCTACGTGATAACATGGCGAGAGATAAGGACGATCTAGTGCAAAGAGAGCATCACTTTGCCATGATTGATGAGGTCGACTCTGTTCTTATTGACGACGCTCGTACTCCTTTGATTATCTCAGGTCCTGTACCTAAAGGCGATCAACAAGAAGAGTTTGCTGAATTAAGACCTAAAGTTCAAACATTGGTAGATGAGCAACGTAAGCAGGCTCAAAAAATGTTGAACGAGGCAAAGAAATTGATCAAAGAAGGTGATAAGACTCAAGGTGGTTTACAATTACTAAGAGTACATAGATCACTTCCAAAATATAAACCTCTAATTAAATTCCTTGGTGAAGAAGGAATGAAGCAATTGCTTCAAAAAGTGGAAGGCGAATACATGCAAGACAATAACCGTCGTATGCCTGAAGCGGATGAGCCTTTGTTATTCGTGATTGAGGAAAAGAACAATAGTGTGGAGCTGACTGAAAAAGGTATCAAAACCGTAACAGGTCACAACTCTCCAGACTTCTTTATTTTACCTGACTTGGCAACAGGTATTGGTAAAATTGAAAATGATCCTGAGATGGAAGACGAAGCTAAAATTGAAGCAAAAGATGCTTTGATTGCGGACTTCGATACGAAATCTCAACGTATTCACTTAATGAAACAATTGCTTAAGGCTTATACTTTATTCGAAAAAGATGTAGACTACATCTTAGTAGACAATAAAGTGAAAATCGTCGATGAGCAAACAGGTCGTGTGATGGAAGGACGTCGTTATTCTGACGGTCTTCACCAGGCACTAGAAGCAAAAGAAAACGTAAAAATCGAAGATGCTACTCAGACGTATGCAACAGTAACGCTTCAAAACTACTTCCGCATGTACCATAAATTAACAGGTATGACGGGTACGGCAATTACTGAAGCAGGTGAATTCTGGGAAATCTACGAATTGGATGTAGTAACAGTTCCAACTCACCGTCCGATTGTTCGTGCGGATAGAGAGGATTTTGTTTACAAAACTGTTCGTGAGAAATTCAACGCTGTAGCTGAAGAAGTATTGAAGTTGGTAGAACAAGGACGTCCAGTGCTTGTGGGTACAACTTCAGTAGAAAACTCAGAGATCATGTCTCGTATGTTGAAGATGAGAGGTATTGAGCACCAAGTCTTAAACGCGAAACAACACGGTCGTGAAGCAGAGGTTGTAGCCAAAGCAGGTCAGTCAGGTGCAGTAACTATTGCAACCAACATGGCAGGTCGTGGTACGGATATTAAGTTACCTGTAGAAGTAAAAGAAGCAGGTGGTTTAGCAATTATCGGTACATCACGTCATGAATCACGTCGTGTAGACCGTCAGCTTAGAGGTCGTTCAGGTCGTCAAGGTGATCCAGGATCGTCTCAATTCTTCGTTTCATTGGAAGATAACTTGATGCGTTTGTTCGGTTCTGATCGTATTGCATCTGTAATGGATAGATTAGGTTTGGAAGAGGGTGAAGTAATTCAGCACTCAATGATTACTAAATCTATCGAAAGAGCACAAAGAAAAGTAGAGGAAAACAACTTTGCTATTCGTAAACGTCTACTAGAATATGATGACGTGATGAACTACCAAAGAGAGGTAATCTACCGTCGTCGTAGAAATGCTTTATTTGGAGATCGTCTTCAAGTAGATATCATGAACTCATTCTTTGATGTTTGTGTAAATATCTCAGAAACTCACGTAGGTAACTACGAAGGATTCAAGTTAGATGCTTTAAAAATTCTTGGTGTAACCACTCAGATTAGTGAAGAAGGATTCCAGGAACATAATGAAGAGTATTTAACTCAAGAATTATACAAAGAAGCATTAGAGCATTACAAGGCGAAAAATACATCGATTTGGGAGAAAGCAAAACCAATCTTCGAAAAAGTAAAAGAAGAAAGAGGTGGAGTAGTTGAAAACATCGTGATGCCATTTACGGATGGTAACAGAATGTTCCAAATCAATGTAAACCTTGAGAAAGCATTATCTTCTGACGGAGATGAGGTGAGTGCCGCTTTAGGTCAAAGTGCTACTTTAGCAGTAATCGACCACTTGTGGAAAGATCACTTACGTGAAATGGACGAGTTGAAACAACAAGTTCAAAACGCCGTTCACGAACAAAAAGATCCATTATTGATCTATAAATTTGAATCATTTGAGTTGTTCAAGTCATTCTTGGCAGAAGTAAACGACGAGATTATCTCGTTCTTATCAAAAGCTAGAATTCCTGTACAAGAGCAACCTCCTATGCCAGCGGCTCCTCAACAGCCAAGACGTCCTGAACCACAAGTGACAGCGTCGAAAGCAGAAGCAGGTTCGGCTTTAGGAAATGATCCAAAACCTCAACAAGGTGAGGGTGTTCCTCCACAAGCACCGAGAGGTCCTGTAGAGGTGGTGAAGCCTAGACACAGTGATAAAACATACCAAAGAAACGACCGTGTGACTGTAAAGTATCAAGACGGTACGGTAAAAGAAGGTGTGAAATACAAAACTGTTGAGGTGGATGTAGAAAAAGGAAACTGCGTGATTTTAGAATCATAG
- a CDS encoding DHH family phosphoesterase, with protein MHNFNTLKEFLEEPRNVVIIPHTKPDADAIGSALGLSWYLRKFEHTTTVLSPNDYPSFLHWMPGHEEVVIHDKENAEASEEIINNADAIFCVDFSALSRIEDLGPMVEKQLSNKTIVMIDHHRGKVEFADYELWDIDAAAAAQLIYEFIDLDEGTNKIDQRIAACLYAGIVTDTGSFKYPSVSSRTLRIAAALKDTGLDTARLYNLIYDNNTETRLRFLGHALKENLTFWPELNTGFFTVSQDDRDHFKLQSGDTEGLVNYALSVNGIKIAAIFKEKDERDGIKVSLRSIGDFSVADLAAEHFNGGGHKNAAGGRVDGMTIDEAVVLFKKVLEEKLK; from the coding sequence ATGCATAATTTTAATACGCTTAAAGAATTCTTAGAAGAGCCAAGAAATGTGGTGATTATACCACATACTAAACCGGATGCCGACGCAATAGGGTCAGCTTTGGGTTTATCGTGGTATTTAAGAAAATTCGAGCATACAACAACTGTTCTTTCACCGAACGACTATCCTTCGTTTTTACATTGGATGCCTGGACATGAGGAAGTTGTTATTCATGATAAAGAAAACGCAGAGGCTTCAGAAGAAATAATTAATAATGCTGATGCCATTTTCTGTGTAGATTTTTCTGCCTTAAGTAGAATAGAAGATTTAGGTCCAATGGTTGAAAAGCAATTGAGCAATAAAACCATTGTCATGATCGACCATCATAGAGGAAAAGTAGAATTCGCCGACTATGAACTTTGGGATATTGATGCTGCCGCTGCTGCTCAGTTGATTTATGAGTTTATAGATTTAGACGAAGGAACAAATAAAATTGACCAACGTATCGCAGCATGTTTATATGCAGGTATTGTTACTGATACTGGGTCGTTTAAATATCCTAGTGTAAGCAGCCGTACATTAAGAATTGCAGCTGCACTTAAAGATACAGGATTAGACACAGCTCGTCTTTACAATCTAATCTATGATAATAATACAGAGACAAGATTACGTTTTCTTGGTCATGCATTAAAAGAAAATCTAACGTTTTGGCCAGAGTTAAATACTGGTTTCTTTACAGTTTCACAAGACGATAGAGATCACTTTAAATTGCAGTCAGGAGATACAGAGGGATTGGTGAACTATGCACTATCTGTCAACGGAATCAAAATCGCTGCTATTTTTAAAGAAAAAGACGAAAGAGATGGAATTAAAGTATCTCTTCGCTCAATTGGAGATTTTTCTGTTGCCGATTTGGCTGCCGAACATTTTAATGGAGGTGGACACAAAAACGCAGCAGGAGGCCGAGTGGACGGAATGACAATAGATGAGGCAGTAGTCTTGTTTAAGAAAGTTTTAGAAGAGAAACTGAAATAG
- a CDS encoding FKBP-type peptidyl-prolyl cis-trans isomerase, with protein MQITKKIAVAALMLGAVACAKKTPSGKEFKIVESGNGVKPIENNVVEFKFSISDDKDSTLFENSMMGRGEYEMFVLPPDSVFKKAIAEGQQIDPIIEMLTMAHEGDSTQMSIVAKDFFGKMLPPFVKDSLDVVKVGLRISRVFDNREDYTQVKEAEMEAAAEAQKATDDKVITDFLTENKIEGVQKTESGLYYIITKEGKGENPTAGDNVKVHYTGTLLDGSKFDSSVDRGQPLPFVLGQGRVIKGWDEGIALLNKGAKATLYIPSGLAYGPRAMGAQIPANSVLKFDVELVDFTKAETPASK; from the coding sequence ATGCAAATTACTAAAAAAATTGCAGTAGCTGCCCTTATGTTGGGAGCTGTTGCTTGTGCTAAGAAAACTCCTTCAGGGAAAGAGTTTAAAATTGTTGAAAGCGGAAATGGAGTGAAACCAATCGAAAACAATGTAGTAGAATTTAAATTCAGTATTTCTGATGATAAAGACTCAACATTATTCGAAAACTCTATGATGGGTAGAGGTGAGTACGAAATGTTCGTTCTTCCTCCAGATTCAGTTTTCAAAAAAGCAATTGCTGAAGGTCAACAAATTGATCCAATTATCGAGATGTTAACAATGGCTCACGAGGGTGATTCAACTCAAATGTCTATTGTTGCTAAAGATTTCTTTGGTAAAATGTTACCTCCATTCGTAAAAGACAGCTTAGACGTAGTAAAAGTTGGTCTTCGTATCTCAAGAGTATTTGATAACAGAGAGGACTATACTCAAGTAAAAGAGGCTGAAATGGAAGCAGCTGCTGAAGCACAAAAAGCTACAGACGATAAAGTAATCACTGATTTCTTAACTGAAAACAAAATTGAAGGTGTTCAGAAAACAGAATCAGGTTTATATTACATCATCACTAAAGAAGGTAAAGGTGAGAACCCTACAGCAGGTGATAATGTAAAAGTACACTACACAGGTACATTATTAGATGGTTCTAAATTCGATTCATCTGTAGATCGCGGGCAACCATTACCGTTTGTATTGGGTCAAGGTAGAGTAATCAAAGGTTGGGACGAAGGTATCGCTTTGTTAAACAAAGGGGCTAAAGCTACTTTGTATATCCCTTCTGGATTAGCTTACGGACCAAGAGCAATGGGTGCTCAAATTCCTGCCAATTCTGTTCTTAAATTTGACGTTGAGTTAGTTGACTTCACGAAAGCTGAAACTCCTGCTTCAAAATAA
- a CDS encoding efflux RND transporter periplasmic adaptor subunit, producing the protein MKIKHLYLILSPVIIATAFFAVKALPEKKEEAPNEDKSVIAVNVEYAELQTLQNNIEVTGKLKAKDRYEIYAEVEGRLLPSAKKFREGNYYKKGQVLLQIDQQERYMTLLADKSNFMTELTAILPDLKEDFTESYPTWNQYLKELDIKKPLKILPEPKTEKEKYFIAGNGIYSSYYTIKSSEEKLSKYTIYAPFSGVISKSDVEAGTAVRAGQELGEMVNLSSYELEVTAPLKNIEHFKKGNKVKLYSSELDSEWTGTVIRIGNTLDANSQSVKVYIQTSGKDLKEGMFLTAQVNSAAYENAMLIPRKLIFNDNHVYVVKDNKLEVQEIEVMETFKSDAIVKGVPTKTAVLMTNIKNPYTGMKVQVLN; encoded by the coding sequence ATGAAGATCAAACATTTATACCTCATACTAAGTCCTGTGATTATCGCCACTGCATTTTTTGCAGTAAAAGCTTTACCAGAAAAGAAAGAAGAAGCACCCAACGAAGACAAAAGCGTCATTGCTGTCAATGTGGAGTATGCTGAACTTCAGACTTTACAAAACAATATAGAAGTAACCGGAAAACTGAAGGCAAAAGATAGATACGAAATCTATGCTGAAGTAGAAGGTCGCTTATTACCATCGGCTAAGAAATTTAGAGAAGGAAATTATTATAAAAAAGGTCAGGTTTTACTTCAAATCGATCAGCAAGAACGTTACATGACGTTGTTGGCTGACAAAAGTAATTTTATGACTGAGTTAACGGCTATTCTCCCTGATTTAAAAGAAGATTTTACAGAAAGTTACCCTACTTGGAATCAATACCTGAAAGAATTGGATATCAAAAAGCCTTTGAAAATTCTGCCTGAACCGAAGACGGAAAAAGAAAAATATTTCATTGCTGGTAACGGGATTTATAGCTCATACTATACCATCAAATCATCAGAAGAAAAATTAAGTAAATACACTATTTATGCACCGTTCAGCGGGGTAATATCAAAAAGTGATGTGGAAGCGGGAACTGCTGTAAGAGCAGGTCAGGAACTAGGAGAGATGGTTAATTTATCATCTTATGAGTTAGAAGTGACAGCTCCTTTGAAAAACATCGAACACTTCAAAAAAGGAAATAAAGTAAAGCTGTACTCTTCAGAATTAGATTCAGAATGGACGGGTACAGTGATCAGAATTGGAAATACTTTGGATGCGAATTCTCAGAGTGTGAAAGTCTATATCCAAACTTCTGGAAAAGATTTAAAAGAAGGAATGTTCTTAACGGCTCAAGTGAATAGCGCCGCTTATGAGAATGCGATGTTGATCCCAAGAAAATTGATATTCAATGACAATCATGTTTATGTAGTGAAGGACAATAAGTTGGAAGTGCAAGAAATCGAAGTGATGGAAACCTTTAAGTCGGATGCGATTGTAAAAGGAGTGCCAACGAAAACGGCGGTGTTGATGACCAACATTAAGAACCCTTACACAGGAATGAAAGTACAAGTATTGAACTAA